The Candidatus Babeliales bacterium genome includes a region encoding these proteins:
- the gmk gene encoding guanylate kinase: protein MQDSTKKPGKLFVVSAPSGAGKTTLVTAVCNQIGKECQLNRVVTYTTKKPRDGERDGIDYHFLTPIVFQEKIQKGFFLEWSGVYGSYYGSPAYILEGLQKGDSFILIIDRLGARKIGHIYKDSIFIWIYTKDIKILMERLQNRKTEKAEQIARRLKLAQEEIKDERDNPFYHYHILNDDIESAIQSIKSIIIEKINE, encoded by the coding sequence ATTCAGGACTCAACAAAAAAACCAGGAAAATTATTTGTAGTATCTGCTCCTTCGGGTGCGGGTAAAACGACGCTCGTAACAGCAGTTTGCAATCAAATTGGCAAAGAATGCCAATTGAATCGTGTAGTTACCTATACAACAAAAAAACCGCGAGATGGCGAGCGTGATGGTATAGATTATCATTTTTTAACTCCAATCGTATTTCAAGAAAAGATTCAGAAGGGATTTTTTCTTGAGTGGAGTGGCGTATATGGTAGTTATTATGGATCTCCAGCATATATATTAGAAGGCCTGCAAAAAGGGGATTCATTTATACTCATAATTGACCGGTTAGGGGCGCGAAAAATAGGCCATATTTATAAAGATTCGATTTTTATTTGGATTTATACAAAAGACATAAAAATCTTAATGGAACGGTTGCAAAATAGAAAAACAGAAAAAGCCGAACAAATTGCTCGGCGATTGAAATTAGCACAAGAAGAAATAAAAGATGAACGAGATAATCCTTTCTATCATTATCATATTCTTAATGATGACATTGAAAGTGCTATCCAAAGCATTAAATCAATTATCATTGAGAAAATTAATGAATGA